A stretch of Rhododendron vialii isolate Sample 1 chromosome 4a, ASM3025357v1 DNA encodes these proteins:
- the LOC131322675 gene encoding uncharacterized protein LOC131322675 produces the protein MEGGATPTPPRKVMVVADPTRESAAALQYALSHGVVEHDTLILLHVENLNAWKNPFSFFKWPTPSTSTTAYAFFSLSSFTEGGGSSGSCGGDMDFLEVMRHASEISQPKVRVLVEKVEMEGKEKAAVILHYSTLHSVDIIVIGQKRTLSNAILGQRKNGSLRGLDTAEYLIENSKCTCVAVQKKGQNAGFLLNTKTHKNFWLLA, from the exons ATGGAAGGCGGGGCCACACCAACACCACCACGGAAGGTGATGGTGGTGGCAGATCCTACTCGCGAATCAGCTGCTGCCCTCCAATACGCGCTCTCCCATGGAGTGGTGGAGCATGACACATTGATTCTCCTCCATGTCGAAAACCTGAATGCTTGGAAAAATCCGTTTTCGTTTTTTAAGTGGCCAACGCCTTCCACCTCTACCACTGCCTATGCATTTTTCTCGTTGTCCTCCTTCACCGAAGGCGGCGGCAGCAGCGGCAGTTGTGGAGGAGACATGGATTTTCTTGAAGTAATGAGGCACGCTAGCGAGATTTCGCAACCGAAGGTGCGAGTGCTGGTGGAGAAGGTGGAGATGGAGGGCAAAGAAAAGGCCGCTGTGATCCTTCACTATAGCACCTTGCATTCGGTTGATATCATTGTTATAGGGCAAAAAAGGACTCTATCAAACGCAATATTAGG GCAGAGGAAGAATGGATCTTTGAGGGGACTAGATACAGCAGAGTACTTGATAGAGAACAGCAAGTGCACCTGTGTTGCAGTGCAGAAAAAGGGCCAAAATGCAGGATTTCTTCTGAATacaaaaacccacaaaaactTCTGGCTTCTGGCATAA